Part of the Oscillospiraceae bacterium genome is shown below.
CGTCCGCATCCGCGCCGTCGCCGTACCGCTCGCAGGCCTGTACAGTCCGTGCAACCAAGTTGCGCAGCAGGGTCGGCGCGTCCACTGCGCGCAGCGGCACCCCTTTTCTGCGGATGCGCAGCGGCGTGTGAAACGCCAATTTGCAGCCGGCGACGTCCTCCAGCCGCAGGACCGGCAACGGCACCGGCCGGGCGGCGGCGGGATAAAAGACGCCGTCGGACCAGACAAAGCGATCGTGTACGCCGTGTCGGACTTCTATGAGCTGAAACGGAACGCGGGCCACACCGAGTCCCCTGTGCTCAATCGCCCGGAGCGCATCCACCATGGCGCGCGCATACGCGGCCGCGCCGCCCAGCAGCAACAAACGGAAGACGATTGTCTCCCCCGCCGCATACGCGGTCTTCCCCTCCGGTGGGAGCGTCAGCACATAGGGATTGGCGGTGTCGAGCCCGCTGCCGTCCACGCGCCGGTTGCAGTAAAAATAATCATACGCCTGCCTGTTGTGCAGAAGTGCGTGACCGATCACCCCGCGGAGCGCGGAGCCCAAAAAGGGAGGCAGCGTCGCCTCTCCCAGGGCGCATAGCGTCACCTCCAACGGGAGCATTTGGAGCGAAAACGGCGGACATCTGTCCATGGCCTTCCCTCCCATTTTGGACAAAAGAGACAGTTCTTTTGTGATAAGATCTCAGACGCCAAGAACAAAATCAGAAGCAGACAGATGAATCGTCCCCTTTTTGTCCGATTGCGGCAAAAAGGTCGGCCCATTGGCCGTCCGGGCGGTAGAAGACGGGAGGATATCCCAGCGGCGCGGAGACGGTGTGCTCACCGCCGGAGTGGACCTGTTTGGTCCACATGTGCAGCCAGTGACCTGCCGGGAGCAACAGCGTCTGCGACCGCCGGCCCCGCCTCAGCACCGGCGACACCAGCATCTCCTCGCCCAGCATATAGCTATGGTGGACCCGGCGCAGCCTGTCGTCGTCCGGGAAAACCATCCACATCGGCCGCATCACCGGCAACCCGGTGTGGGCGTTCTCCCGAATCAGCGCCCGCATGTAGGGCGCGAGCGCCGCGTGCACACGCGTCAGCCGGGCAAACACCGACAGCGTC
Proteins encoded:
- the cas6 gene encoding CRISPR system precrRNA processing endoribonuclease RAMP protein Cas6, with amino-acid sequence MDRCPPFSLQMLPLEVTLCALGEATLPPFLGSALRGVIGHALLHNRQAYDYFYCNRRVDGSGLDTANPYVLTLPPEGKTAYAAGETIVFRLLLLGGAAAYARAMVDALRAIEHRGLGVARVPFQLIEVRHGVHDRFVWSDGVFYPAAARPVPLPVLRLEDVAGCKLAFHTPLRIRRKGVPLRAVDAPTLLRNLVARTVQACERYGDGADADEAARLREAAQAVRIETYALRWRDLTRYSGRIHAKMEIGGLVGTVALAGDLTPFVPWIHAARILHIGKNTTFGLGYFSASFR